One Deinococcus humi genomic window carries:
- a CDS encoding acyl-CoA carboxylase subunit beta, whose amino-acid sequence MTDTDTSAPAQSSARPTASSSAWADALSRLQADQDKVHAGGGAKAQARQHEKNRLTARERIASLTDDGTPFDELMTFAGWEMYTDVGGCPSGGVVTGIGTVAGRPWMIIANDATVKAGAFFPITAKKVIRAQTIALENHLPLIYLVDSAGVYLPMQDEIFPDQDDFGRVFYLNARMSARGIPQIAAIMGNCVAGGAYLPVMCDTLIMTEGSGLYLAGPALVRAAIGQVVDSEELGGAAMHAAIAGTVDYKEPDDEAAIQRVRALADLYAQGDVAPWARRRAAVREASGRDLTELVGFESGKTYDVRDLITAITDGGEFHEFKPEYGETIVCGFSRLGGYPVAFVANQRTVIKKKLKSGGEPGLKTRIEVGGVIYGDSADKAARFILDANQAGVPLVFLSDVTGFMVGRDSEQEGIIRRGAKLVNAVSNSVVPKITIITGGSFGAGNYAMNGKAFGPRFIFAWPSAKYAVMSGNAAAKTLLDIQLAALKRAGHEPDDEELQSLYDEVKSKYDTELDPRYAAARLWVDEIILPNDTRDRLIRALEACAGNPQQDELRVGVFQV is encoded by the coding sequence ATGACCGACACCGACACCAGCGCCCCGGCGCAGTCTTCCGCCAGACCAACAGCAAGCAGTTCCGCTTGGGCTGACGCCCTGTCACGCCTTCAGGCGGATCAGGACAAGGTTCATGCAGGAGGCGGCGCAAAGGCGCAGGCCCGGCAGCACGAGAAAAACCGTCTGACCGCCCGCGAACGTATCGCCAGCCTGACTGACGATGGCACCCCTTTCGACGAACTGATGACCTTCGCCGGGTGGGAGATGTACACCGATGTGGGCGGCTGTCCCAGCGGCGGTGTGGTCACGGGCATCGGGACCGTGGCGGGCCGCCCCTGGATGATCATCGCCAACGACGCCACCGTGAAGGCGGGGGCCTTCTTCCCCATCACGGCCAAGAAGGTCATCCGGGCGCAGACCATCGCCCTGGAAAACCACCTGCCGCTGATCTACCTGGTGGACTCGGCGGGCGTCTACCTGCCCATGCAGGATGAGATCTTCCCCGATCAGGACGACTTCGGGCGCGTGTTCTACCTGAATGCCCGCATGAGCGCGCGCGGCATTCCGCAGATTGCCGCGATCATGGGCAATTGCGTGGCGGGCGGCGCTTACCTGCCCGTGATGTGTGACACCCTAATCATGACCGAGGGTTCGGGCCTGTATCTGGCCGGGCCCGCACTGGTACGCGCCGCAATTGGGCAGGTGGTGGACTCCGAGGAACTGGGTGGGGCCGCCATGCATGCCGCAATTGCTGGAACCGTGGATTACAAGGAGCCGGACGACGAAGCGGCCATTCAACGGGTGCGGGCGCTGGCCGACCTGTACGCTCAGGGTGACGTTGCGCCGTGGGCCAGACGGCGTGCAGCGGTCAGAGAGGCATCGGGCCGTGACCTGACCGAGTTGGTGGGCTTCGAAAGCGGCAAGACCTACGACGTGCGCGACCTGATCACTGCCATCACCGATGGCGGTGAGTTCCACGAGTTCAAGCCCGAATACGGCGAGACCATCGTCTGCGGCTTCTCGCGGTTGGGCGGCTATCCGGTGGCTTTCGTCGCCAATCAGCGCACTGTGATCAAGAAGAAGCTCAAGTCGGGCGGCGAGCCGGGATTGAAGACCCGCATCGAGGTGGGCGGCGTAATTTACGGCGACTCCGCCGATAAGGCGGCCCGCTTCATCCTAGACGCCAATCAGGCCGGTGTTCCCCTCGTTTTCCTGTCTGATGTGACTGGCTTCATGGTGGGCCGCGACTCCGAGCAGGAGGGCATCATCCGCCGGGGCGCCAAGCTGGTCAATGCCGTGAGCAACAGCGTGGTCCCCAAAATCACCATCATTACGGGCGGCTCCTTCGGCGCGGGCAACTACGCCATGAACGGCAAGGCGTTTGGCCCGCGTTTTATCTTCGCCTGGCCGAGTGCCAAATACGCCGTGATGAGCGGCAATGCGGCGGCCAAGACCCTACTCGACATTCAACTCGCGGCCCTCAAACGTGCCGGACACGAACCCGACGACGAGGAACTGCAAAGCCTGTACGACGAGGTCAAGTCCAAGTACGACACCGAGCTTGATCCCCGCTACGCCGCCGCCCGCCTGTGGGTGGACGAGATCATCCTGCCCAACGACACCCGTGACCGCCTGATCCGCGCCCTGGAGGCCTGCGCGGGCAATCCGCAGCAGGACGAATTGCGGGTGGGTGTGTTCCAGGTTTAG
- a CDS encoding CTP synthase yields MKYIFVTGGVVSSLGKGVASASLGALLRARGYRVTAVKIDPYINIDAGTMRPYEHGEVFVTASGAETDLDIGNYERFLDLDIPPGSNITTGQVYQEVIRKERAGDYLSQTVQVIPHVTDEIKRRIKVAGENAGAEIVLIEVGGTVGDIESLPFLEAIRQFRFDEGDENVLYLHLTLVPYLGTSNEFKTKPTQHSVATLRSVGISPDIVMVRSKEKLPPEITRKIALFTSVRENRVFSSFDVSHVYEVPLTLEEQGLGKAVEALLGLERVHPNLGVWTNAVRTIKQPAHAVTIALAGKYTAMPDAYLSLLESLTHAGIANDARVNIKWINAEELDSSSGEEGGLEAQLGDVDGILVPGGFGIRGIEGKIHAAQYAREGGVPYLGICLGMQIAVIEYARNVAGLSGANSAEFDEYAPHRVIDLMPEQLEIAGLGGTMRLGDWPMDLGAGTKIAELYGVPEGGTVRERHRHRFEVNPGYVQRLQDAGLTISGVTPGVAGRGAGLVESIEIPGHPFFVALQAHPEFKSRPMRPSPPFAGFVAAALAHKGVRVEPALNLTGSGS; encoded by the coding sequence ATGAAGTACATCTTTGTCACGGGCGGCGTGGTCAGTTCTCTGGGGAAAGGCGTGGCGAGCGCCAGCCTGGGCGCGCTGTTGCGGGCGCGCGGTTACCGAGTCACGGCGGTCAAGATCGACCCTTACATCAATATCGACGCGGGCACCATGCGGCCCTACGAGCACGGCGAGGTCTTCGTGACCGCTTCCGGCGCGGAAACCGATCTGGACATCGGCAATTACGAGCGTTTTCTGGATCTGGACATTCCGCCGGGCAGCAACATCACGACCGGGCAGGTGTACCAGGAGGTCATCCGCAAGGAGCGCGCCGGGGATTACCTGTCGCAGACCGTGCAAGTCATTCCGCACGTCACCGACGAGATCAAACGCCGGATCAAGGTGGCCGGCGAGAACGCGGGCGCGGAGATCGTGCTGATCGAGGTGGGCGGCACCGTGGGCGACATCGAGTCGCTGCCCTTCCTGGAGGCCATCCGGCAGTTCCGCTTCGACGAGGGCGACGAGAACGTGCTGTACCTGCACCTGACCCTCGTCCCCTACCTGGGCACCTCCAACGAGTTCAAGACCAAGCCAACGCAGCACTCGGTGGCCACCCTACGCTCGGTGGGCATCAGCCCGGACATCGTGATGGTCCGCAGCAAGGAAAAGTTGCCCCCTGAGATCACGCGCAAGATCGCCCTGTTCACCTCAGTCCGCGAGAATCGGGTCTTTTCCAGCTTCGATGTCTCGCACGTCTATGAGGTGCCCCTGACGCTGGAGGAACAGGGGCTGGGCAAGGCGGTGGAAGCTCTGCTGGGACTGGAACGGGTGCATCCCAATCTGGGCGTGTGGACCAACGCGGTGCGGACCATCAAGCAGCCCGCTCACGCGGTCACCATTGCGCTGGCCGGCAAGTACACCGCCATGCCCGACGCCTACCTGAGCCTGCTGGAGTCGCTGACCCACGCCGGGATTGCCAACGACGCCCGCGTGAACATCAAGTGGATCAACGCGGAGGAACTGGACAGTTCCAGCGGTGAGGAAGGGGGACTGGAAGCGCAACTGGGGGACGTGGACGGCATTCTGGTGCCCGGCGGCTTCGGCATCCGGGGCATTGAGGGCAAGATTCACGCCGCGCAGTACGCCCGCGAGGGCGGCGTGCCGTACCTGGGTATCTGCCTGGGCATGCAGATCGCCGTGATCGAGTACGCCCGCAACGTGGCGGGCCTCTCCGGGGCCAACAGCGCTGAATTTGACGAGTACGCCCCCCACCGTGTGATCGACCTGATGCCCGAGCAACTCGAAATCGCCGGGCTGGGCGGCACCATGCGTCTGGGCGACTGGCCGATGGATCTGGGAGCGGGAACGAAGATCGCTGAGCTGTACGGCGTCCCCGAAGGCGGCACCGTGCGCGAGCGTCACCGCCACCGCTTCGAGGTCAACCCTGGCTACGTGCAGCGCCTGCAGGATGCGGGCCTCACCATCAGCGGCGTCACGCCGGGGGTGGCGGGCCGGGGCGCGGGGCTGGTGGAAAGCATCGAGATTCCCGGTCATCCGTTCTTCGTGGCGCTGCAGGCCCATCCCGAATTCAAGAGCCGCCCGATGCGCCCCAGCCCGCCCTTCGCGGGGTTCGTCGCCGCGGCCCTGGCACACAAGGGCGTCAGGGTTGAACCAGCGTTGAATCTGACAGGCTCGGGCAGTTAA
- a CDS encoding acyltransferase: MTWLKPVNIAENAQSAYTAFLGDLDARLSDPECDRYALARDILAQAMYGRSYADLLSDAPIAALNLDARNVTFEAEYYLATDAEKFERVKPLLWLWKGLDQTPLGQNPVIAIPLRRILAGRIFKRVGRDFKCWQNVEFSVGYNMEVGDDVVVHRHVLLDDIGGIELHDNASVSDYVNIYSHTHSVLDGPDVTLRRTVIGRGARITYHSTVLAGSVVSDDALLATHALLRGDIEPHGIAMGLPARTTRLKLREPGALGGTEVDARTYPRTPDRKANPQFPDPTPNQTRKPDELQPAPQLVVGER; this comes from the coding sequence GTGACTTGGCTCAAACCGGTAAATATTGCAGAGAACGCTCAGAGCGCTTACACCGCCTTTCTGGGCGATCTGGACGCGCGTTTGAGCGATCCTGAATGTGACCGTTACGCGCTGGCGCGTGACATTCTGGCCCAGGCGATGTATGGGCGCAGCTACGCGGACCTGCTGAGCGACGCGCCCATCGCGGCCCTGAATCTGGATGCCCGCAACGTAACCTTCGAGGCCGAATACTACCTGGCGACCGATGCCGAAAAATTCGAGCGGGTTAAGCCGCTGCTGTGGCTGTGGAAGGGGCTGGACCAGACCCCGCTGGGCCAGAATCCGGTGATCGCCATTCCGCTGCGGCGCATCCTGGCCGGGCGCATCTTCAAGAGAGTGGGCCGGGACTTCAAGTGCTGGCAGAATGTGGAATTCAGTGTGGGCTACAACATGGAGGTCGGCGACGATGTGGTGGTCCACCGCCACGTGCTGCTGGATGACATCGGTGGGATCGAACTGCACGACAACGCCAGCGTCAGCGATTACGTCAATATCTACAGCCACACCCACAGCGTGCTGGACGGCCCCGACGTGACGCTGCGACGCACCGTGATCGGGCGTGGGGCACGCATCACTTACCACAGCACGGTGCTGGCCGGCAGCGTAGTGAGCGACGACGCTCTGCTGGCCACCCATGCCCTGCTGCGCGGTGACATCGAGCCGCACGGCATCGCCATGGGCCTGCCCGCCCGAACCACCCGTCTGAAACTGCGCGAACCCGGCGCACTGGGTGGCACTGAAGTGGACGCCCGGACGTACCCCCGCACCCCGGACCGCAAGGCCAATCCCCAGTTCCCCGATCCCACCCCCAACCAGACCCGCAAGCCGGACGAGTTGCAGCCTGCTCCACAGCTGGTCGTCGGCGAGCGCTGA
- a CDS encoding endo alpha-1,4 polygalactosaminidase, whose protein sequence is MRRTGLILSVAVTCGLIGESGLGLSAPRIQSPPAGRYGWDWQIGAQTPALVSLPAGVKLIDLDGFETSAATVAQLKKQGLYVVCYINAGSYEPYRPDAARYTARLKLGVDPDWTDEAFVDVRDVFRPGSVLADILKKRLTMCRDRGFAAVEPDNLQNDENVPGGVITAQQQVDFNGWLADEAHALGLAIFQKNGPDKILLRDRTGQRLVDKFDGILNESCHEFSECAPLAEYVKRGKPALNVEYKQKFLNCADANRLGINSMFKDRYLRGGYEAEYRRVAC, encoded by the coding sequence GTGAGAAGAACGGGGCTGATTCTGAGCGTTGCCGTGACGTGTGGATTGATCGGCGAATCCGGCCTTGGATTGTCTGCTCCCCGAATCCAATCCCCCCCTGCCGGACGGTACGGCTGGGACTGGCAGATCGGTGCGCAGACACCGGCGCTGGTCAGCCTTCCGGCAGGGGTCAAACTGATTGATCTCGACGGCTTCGAAACCTCTGCGGCCACCGTTGCCCAGCTAAAGAAGCAGGGTCTATATGTGGTCTGCTACATCAATGCCGGGAGTTACGAACCCTACCGCCCCGATGCGGCGCGCTACACGGCCCGCCTGAAGCTGGGGGTGGACCCCGATTGGACCGATGAGGCGTTCGTGGACGTGCGCGACGTGTTCAGACCCGGTTCCGTGTTGGCCGATATCCTGAAAAAGCGGCTGACCATGTGCCGCGACAGGGGCTTCGCCGCTGTGGAGCCGGACAACCTTCAGAACGACGAGAATGTGCCGGGCGGGGTGATTACCGCGCAGCAGCAGGTGGATTTCAACGGCTGGCTGGCCGACGAGGCGCACGCGCTGGGTCTGGCGATCTTTCAGAAGAACGGCCCCGACAAGATCCTGCTCAGGGACCGGACCGGGCAGCGGCTGGTGGACAAGTTCGATGGCATCCTGAATGAGAGCTGTCACGAGTTCAGCGAGTGCGCGCCCCTGGCCGAGTACGTGAAACGTGGCAAACCTGCCCTGAACGTGGAGTACAAACAGAAGTTTCTGAACTGCGCGGACGCCAACCGCCTGGGCATCAACTCCATGTTTAAGGATCGTTACCTACGTGGCGGGTATGAGGCGGAATACCGACGGGTGGCGTGTTGA
- the recD2 gene encoding SF1B family DNA helicase RecD2, producing MTFSPPAEAFRVTGGVNRVRYRAESGFTVMTARIVNDDGEDPDATVIGVMPPLDAGDTFSADVLMEEHREYGYQYRVLNMVLEAAPADLSEAGVAAYLEARVGGVGKVLAGRIAGMFGPATFDVLESDPNRLLQVPGVTQSTLHKMVTSWSQQGLERRLLAGLQGLGLSISQAQRAVKHFGEAALERLTADLYALTEVEGIGFLTADKLATAQGIAGDDPRRLTAAAVYALQQAAQQGGHSFLPRHRAERGVAHYTRVSAAQAKLAVETAVELGRLSDDEVPLFAEEMGAEERSESRIYLPNILRAEKKLASLIRTLIATPPGGDEWIVPKGAAQDLSDEQAGVLDLLAEHRLVVLTGGPGTGKSTTTRAVADLAEQLGLEVALCAPTGKAARRLGEVTGRNASTIHRLLGYGPAGFRHNHLEPAPYDLLIVDEVSMCGDGLMLSLLSAVGAGARVLLVGDTDQLPPVDAGLPLHALTQTAPTVRLKTVYRQAAQNPIIRAAHDLLHGSAPQWGDPRLNLTEADPEGGARRVALLVRDLGGPTQVQVLTPMRRGPLGMEHLNYHLQGLFNPGEGGVKISDGEARAGDIVVQTKNDYTNEVFNGTLGTVLKAEGGRLTVDFDNNVVELAGAELFNVQLGYALTVHRAQGSEWHSVLTVLHEAHMPMLSRNLAYTALTRARERFFAVGSASAWQKAAGRQREQRNTALLERVRGR from the coding sequence ATGACGTTTTCGCCGCCCGCCGAGGCCTTCCGCGTGACCGGCGGGGTTAACCGCGTGCGCTACCGCGCCGAGTCGGGCTTTACCGTGATGACCGCCCGGATTGTCAACGACGACGGCGAGGACCCCGACGCCACCGTGATCGGCGTGATGCCCCCGCTGGACGCCGGGGATACCTTCAGCGCCGACGTGCTGATGGAAGAACACCGCGAGTACGGTTACCAGTACCGCGTGCTGAACATGGTCCTGGAGGCCGCGCCCGCCGATCTGTCCGAGGCCGGGGTGGCCGCTTATCTGGAGGCCCGCGTGGGCGGCGTCGGCAAGGTCTTGGCCGGGCGCATCGCGGGCATGTTCGGCCCCGCCACCTTTGACGTGCTGGAGAGCGATCCCAACCGGCTGTTGCAGGTGCCCGGAGTCACGCAAAGCACGCTGCACAAGATGGTCACCAGCTGGTCCCAGCAGGGACTGGAGCGGCGGTTGCTGGCGGGCTTACAGGGCCTGGGCCTAAGCATCAGTCAGGCGCAGCGGGCCGTCAAGCACTTCGGAGAGGCGGCGCTGGAACGTCTGACCGCCGATCTGTATGCGCTGACCGAGGTGGAGGGCATCGGCTTCCTGACCGCCGACAAGCTGGCCACCGCGCAGGGCATTGCGGGCGACGATCCGCGCCGCCTGACCGCCGCCGCCGTCTACGCGCTGCAACAGGCCGCGCAGCAGGGTGGGCATTCCTTTCTGCCGCGCCACCGGGCCGAGCGCGGCGTGGCGCACTACACCCGCGTCAGTGCCGCACAAGCCAAACTGGCGGTGGAGACGGCGGTGGAACTGGGGCGCCTGTCGGACGACGAGGTTCCCCTCTTCGCGGAGGAAATGGGCGCAGAGGAGCGCAGCGAGAGCCGGATCTACCTGCCGAACATCCTGCGCGCCGAGAAAAAGCTGGCCTCGCTGATCCGCACGCTGATCGCCACGCCGCCGGGTGGGGACGAATGGATCGTCCCGAAAGGCGCCGCTCAGGACCTGTCTGACGAGCAGGCGGGGGTGCTGGACCTGCTGGCCGAACACCGTCTGGTGGTACTGACCGGCGGCCCCGGCACCGGTAAGAGCACCACGACGCGGGCGGTGGCCGATCTGGCCGAACAGCTGGGGCTGGAAGTGGCCCTGTGCGCGCCCACCGGCAAGGCGGCGCGGCGGCTGGGGGAGGTCACGGGGCGCAATGCCAGTACCATTCACCGGCTGCTGGGCTACGGTCCCGCCGGGTTCCGGCACAACCATCTGGAGCCCGCGCCATATGACCTGCTGATCGTGGATGAGGTGAGCATGTGTGGCGACGGCCTGATGCTCTCGCTGCTGTCGGCGGTGGGCGCCGGCGCACGGGTGCTGCTGGTGGGCGACACCGATCAGTTGCCCCCGGTGGACGCCGGGCTGCCGCTACACGCGCTGACGCAGACTGCACCTACCGTGCGGCTGAAAACGGTGTACCGCCAGGCCGCCCAGAATCCAATCATCCGCGCCGCCCATGATCTGCTGCACGGCTCCGCGCCTCAATGGGGCGATCCCCGACTGAATCTGACCGAGGCGGATCCGGAGGGCGGCGCGCGGCGGGTGGCGCTGCTGGTGCGCGATCTGGGGGGGCCAACGCAGGTGCAGGTCCTGACGCCCATGCGCCGAGGACCGCTGGGCATGGAACACCTGAACTACCACCTGCAGGGGCTGTTCAATCCCGGCGAGGGCGGCGTGAAGATCTCGGACGGCGAGGCGCGGGCCGGGGACATCGTGGTGCAGACCAAGAACGACTACACCAACGAGGTGTTTAACGGTACCCTGGGCACGGTGCTCAAGGCCGAGGGCGGACGGCTGACCGTGGATTTCGACAACAATGTCGTGGAACTGGCCGGCGCAGAGCTGTTCAACGTGCAATTGGGCTACGCCCTGACGGTCCACCGTGCCCAGGGCAGCGAATGGCACAGCGTCCTGACCGTGCTGCACGAGGCGCACATGCCCATGTTGTCTCGCAATCTGGCCTACACTGCCCTGACCCGCGCGCGCGAACGCTTCTTCGCAGTGGGTTCGGCCTCAGCGTGGCAGAAGGCCGCAGGCCGGCAGCGCGAACAACGCAATACCGCTCTGCTGGAGCGGGTCCGGGGCCGCTGA
- the coaE gene encoding dephospho-CoA kinase (Dephospho-CoA kinase (CoaE) performs the final step in coenzyme A biosynthesis.) translates to MTHPASSTALPRRLGLTGSIGAGKSTVAALLRARGLTVLDADAQARLATEEPETLAHIETAFPGTVRNGVLDRPALSAVAFADPAQLAELNAIVHPRVRARMTVLELQAVAEGAQWVVQDIPLLFEGGLEAGMDAVLVVDAPLEQRVARVMERSGFSREEVLARDARQAPAAEKREKADFVIENGGTLAELAVQVDAALEALGIG, encoded by the coding sequence ATGACCCACCCTGCCTCTTCCACGGCACTCCCCCGTCGACTGGGCCTGACCGGCAGCATCGGGGCGGGCAAGAGCACCGTGGCAGCCCTGCTGCGCGCCCGCGGCCTGACCGTGTTGGATGCCGACGCCCAGGCCCGGCTGGCCACCGAGGAACCGGAGACCCTGGCACACATTGAGACGGCCTTTCCCGGCACTGTCCGGAATGGTGTGCTGGACCGGCCCGCCCTGTCCGCTGTTGCCTTCGCTGATCCGGCCCAGCTGGCCGAGCTGAACGCCATCGTCCACCCGCGCGTGCGTGCCCGCATGACCGTGCTGGAGCTTCAGGCTGTCGCGGAGGGAGCGCAGTGGGTGGTGCAGGACATCCCCTTGCTCTTCGAGGGTGGCCTGGAGGCGGGCATGGACGCCGTGCTGGTGGTGGACGCCCCGCTGGAACAGCGTGTGGCGCGCGTGATGGAGCGCAGTGGGTTCTCAAGGGAGGAGGTGCTGGCCAGGGACGCCCGCCAGGCGCCCGCCGCCGAAAAACGGGAGAAGGCAGACTTCGTGATCGAGAACGGCGGGACCCTGGCCGAGCTGGCGGTTCAGGTGGACGCTGCGCTGGAGGCGCTAGGCATCGGCTGA
- a CDS encoding tetratricopeptide repeat protein — protein MNRRMSISGLLFLAATLLAATPGRALAQDQTAPAQPPAPVQTPPAQPTPAQPAPAQPAPTQPAPAQPAPATTRTIPAANYVAQGVFNYEQGKYDEAYVAFRAASELDPRNVDALLGLGRSQVKLRLFGPALDTLKKALELDPRSLNGYIYLSQAYVQQYIGSGDPASFVGNLASALKVLDDAEAIARAQTGKPGEVSLSRIFNDRGYVYKLQGDPGKAIEAFKQANTLNPDNSVLLFNLGDMYYATGDLKAALDYLQQAVIADPRDPYNRAYYAKLLALNGDVGAAKSEAAQAARLAPTNAYAVGQYGVVSYLAGDRATAKSQLTQAVNLDPLRNPEFYYYLGRLSLDVGDLKGARDSLTRAATLGSRTPEYLYYLGLSYERGAGAVAPDRLKARDNYERALQLSPSYKAAQDGLARVR, from the coding sequence GTGAATCGACGCATGAGCATTTCCGGCCTGCTGTTTCTGGCCGCCACACTTCTGGCCGCCACACCAGGCCGCGCGCTGGCCCAGGACCAGACGGCCCCGGCCCAGCCACCCGCGCCGGTTCAGACGCCGCCTGCCCAGCCCACGCCAGCGCAACCCGCACCTGCCCAACCTGCCCCCACCCAGCCTGCTCCTGCGCAGCCCGCGCCCGCCACGACACGCACCATCCCGGCAGCCAACTACGTGGCGCAGGGCGTGTTCAACTACGAGCAGGGCAAATACGACGAGGCCTACGTGGCTTTCCGCGCCGCCTCGGAACTGGACCCCAGGAATGTGGACGCGCTGCTGGGGCTAGGACGCTCACAGGTCAAATTGCGGCTGTTCGGCCCGGCGCTGGACACCCTGAAAAAGGCGCTGGAACTCGACCCCCGCAGCCTCAATGGGTACATCTACCTGTCGCAGGCATATGTGCAGCAGTACATCGGCTCGGGCGATCCGGCGTCCTTCGTGGGCAACCTGGCATCGGCCTTGAAGGTGCTGGACGACGCCGAGGCCATTGCTAGGGCGCAGACGGGCAAGCCGGGCGAGGTCAGTCTGAGCCGGATCTTCAATGACCGGGGCTACGTGTACAAGCTTCAGGGCGATCCGGGCAAGGCCATCGAGGCGTTCAAGCAGGCCAATACCCTGAATCCCGACAACAGCGTGCTGCTGTTCAACCTAGGCGACATGTATTACGCCACCGGAGACCTCAAGGCTGCGCTCGACTACCTGCAGCAGGCAGTGATCGCCGATCCGCGTGATCCCTACAACCGCGCGTACTACGCCAAGCTGCTGGCCCTGAACGGCGACGTAGGCGCGGCCAAGTCCGAGGCTGCCCAGGCCGCCCGGCTGGCCCCCACCAACGCCTACGCGGTGGGGCAGTACGGCGTGGTCAGTTACCTGGCCGGGGACCGCGCCACTGCCAAGTCCCAGCTGACCCAGGCCGTGAACCTGGACCCGCTGCGCAACCCCGAGTTCTACTACTACCTGGGCCGCCTGAGCCTGGACGTCGGTGACCTGAAAGGGGCGCGCGATTCGCTGACCCGCGCCGCCACGCTGGGCAGCCGGACCCCTGAATACCTGTACTACCTGGGCCTGAGTTACGAGCGCGGCGCGGGCGCAGTGGCCCCGGACCGCCTGAAGGCCCGCGACAATTACGAGCGTGCCCTGCAACTCAGCCCGTCTTACAAGGCCGCGCAGGACGGGCTGGCTCGCGTGCGCTAG
- a CDS encoding acyl-CoA dehydrogenase family protein gives MTSTLDRTTQSASPNVQPMNDDQRTIVSALKSFLKNKVEPGAAERDQTSEFPMQIVKELGEMGIMGAQTPEAYGGSALDTATFAMIIEEIAAVDGSLCLTVASHNSLCQGHILIGGTEEQKQKFLPDLASATKLGAWGLTEPGSGSDSGGLQTRAVEQADGSWILNGSKNFITQGSVGGTYVILARTDAPREGKGKNDGISAFVFNRDEVQGFSIGRKEDKLGLRSSDTAQLIFEDIHLPADALLGERGNAFKDVMKVLDGGRVGIAAMGLGLGRAAFEFAAKYTLGREQFGKPIAYNQDISFRLADMDTKLEAARLLIRKAADLKDAGENFTTPVARAKLFATTVGVEACDEAIQMLGGYGYVKEYPVERFWRDNRLTRIGEGTDEVQRLVISRDVLKRFAD, from the coding sequence ATGACCAGCACCCTTGATCGCACCACCCAGTCCGCCAGCCCCAACGTCCAGCCCATGAACGACGATCAGCGGACCATCGTCAGCGCCCTGAAGTCTTTCCTCAAGAACAAGGTGGAGCCGGGCGCTGCCGAACGTGACCAGACGAGCGAATTCCCCATGCAAATCGTCAAGGAACTGGGCGAGATGGGCATCATGGGCGCTCAGACGCCCGAGGCATACGGCGGGTCAGCTCTGGACACCGCCACCTTTGCCATGATCATTGAGGAAATCGCGGCGGTGGACGGTTCGCTGTGCCTGACCGTCGCCAGCCACAACTCGCTGTGCCAGGGTCACATCCTGATTGGCGGCACCGAGGAGCAAAAGCAGAAATTTCTGCCCGATCTCGCCAGCGCCACCAAGCTGGGTGCCTGGGGCCTGACTGAGCCAGGCAGTGGCAGCGACAGCGGCGGCCTTCAGACCAGAGCGGTGGAGCAGGCTGACGGCAGCTGGATTCTCAACGGCTCCAAGAACTTCATCACGCAGGGCAGCGTGGGCGGCACCTACGTCATCCTGGCGCGCACCGACGCCCCCCGCGAGGGCAAGGGCAAGAATGACGGCATCAGCGCCTTCGTGTTCAACCGCGACGAGGTTCAGGGCTTCAGCATTGGGCGCAAGGAAGATAAGCTGGGACTGAGGAGCAGCGACACCGCACAACTGATCTTCGAGGACATCCACCTGCCTGCCGACGCCCTGCTAGGTGAGCGCGGCAACGCCTTCAAGGACGTGATGAAGGTGCTGGACGGAGGGCGTGTAGGCATCGCCGCCATGGGCCTGGGCCTGGGCCGCGCCGCCTTTGAGTTCGCAGCGAAGTACACGCTGGGCCGCGAGCAGTTTGGGAAGCCGATCGCCTACAACCAAGACATCTCCTTCCGGCTGGCGGACATGGACACCAAGCTGGAAGCCGCCCGCTTGCTGATTCGCAAGGCCGCCGACCTCAAGGATGCGGGCGAGAACTTCACCACGCCCGTCGCCCGTGCCAAGCTGTTCGCCACCACCGTGGGCGTTGAGGCCTGTGACGAGGCCATTCAGATGTTGGGCGGCTACGGCTACGTCAAGGAGTACCCCGTCGAGCGCTTCTGGCGCGACAACCGCTTGACCCGCATCGGCGAAGGCACGGACGAGGTGCAGCGTTTGGTGATCAGCCGGGACGTGTTGAAGCGCTTCGCGGACTGA